DNA from Rosa rugosa chromosome 6, drRosRugo1.1, whole genome shotgun sequence:
TGGTTGCTTGCTTATTTTGATGGACTGAGATTGCAATTTCTGTTTAGTTTTTAAtgagtttttctttcttaaattGCAGACTCTGATGCTGCAAGAAGCGAAATTGTCCAAGTTTGAAGCGGAAGTACAGAGTTTACAGGTTCCATTGTTTTCCATCTTGCACAAATGGAGTTCTGTGGATGGagaaagaggagagagggagagggagggggGTAGTAGTTTTGGAAGAGAAATGTCATGAATtgataagaaatattaaaaaaaggcGAAGGGTGTGTAGAATATAAAACtaggtgtgcaaatttcagctCCCATAACATTATGCACCTATTGTCAATAATTGATTTTAGGTTGGATGTCCGTATTACTCTTTAGATAATCCAAACTACCGACCCACCTAGGAAAGAAGGATTAGGGTTCTACTATTATGTTAGTATATAGACAATTGAACCAAGGCTTTAGTCTAAACTCAAATCAAGACGGACATAGTTCTAAAAGATAGGTCTAGAAGCCACTCAGATTCCAATCCGGATCCAGAGACGGCTCTATCATCCAATCAAAACCAAAAGCACCAATGAGCAGAATTGAGCATATTGAAgagtttaccaaacacattTTTATCTATGTTGTCCGAGGAACTTGCCCTCAAGACTTGGTTGTCACCAAAACATAGGCCAGCAATCAAATTCGAAAAACAAGATGAGAACAATTCAACCGGCCAACAACCTGAAAGCAAACATGACGTACCTAATCGAGATCGAAAACACTAGCAACACCGAGACTAGAAGTCGTCTTCACAACCAGAGCTCAAATGAAAGAGCATAACTCATCAGTACGTAGAACCGTAGAACAAAAACAAGGACCAAATAAAAAAAGCCACCGCAAACAAGGGATAACCTTAGACTCTGGATGTGTGTCGAGAACTTCATCGATCGCCTCCGGGCTCTCTAAGTGAGAGAAAAGTTTCTAGGGTTTCATGGAAGTGTATGCTTTATGGTCTGATTGAACTTGATTTGTTGCAACATAGATCGACTTGAGATACAGTTCAAAATTTCTAATTAGAATTCTTAATttcaataaaaatataaaaaatacaCAATAATGTTTTgtataagaaaataaaggaaaattatcctttcaaaaaaaaaaaaaaaaaaaaaattattcaagcATGTatcaagccatgaaaacagTGCACACCCATTTGCCGCCCCCAAAAGTAACTTTGATTCCCCCAGATCGAGTGTGTTGCATCGGCCTTGTTGATGTCACAATTTGTGAAAAATTCCAAGGCTTCTTCTGTCTACTACTGTGTTTTGTCTTCTATACTGGGCAACTTTGTGAGAAGAATAATCCATATATAACTATTAATCTATTATGTATCATTTTCATCGTTTATTCCTTGCCAACCTAATTGCATATTTAACAGCCTCATGAACTCAAGTAATACATATATGCTTTGCATTTGAAGGAGCTAGAAAAAATGGATGAAGACAAGGGTCCAGTTTGTGTAACAGGTGGAGCTGGATTCATCGGCTCATGGCTGGTTATGAAGCTTCTGCAACATGGTTACACTGTTCGAACTACTGTTAGACCTGACCCAGGTACAATTTTTACTTGCTATATGAATAATCCATCAATCCCCACTCTAATCTTGCCGGGGAAATTTTTTGATCGATCAAATTTCTTGAACAATTTAAACTTATATTGTCTAACAGTTGTTTAACATGATATCAAAGTTCTGGAGTAATCAGGCATTGAACTTGAAAGTTTTTATCCTTCTTTTTCACTTCTCGACTGCTTTCCGAGGTTccaaatttttttctctataagGCCCCTTTTTCCCTTCAAATCTAAATTTGTAAGCAGTGTCTCAATAGAGATTGCACTTGCATGTAAGAGCATCTTAAGTTGCTTTTGGTAAAGAAGACCGTGCTAGTTTGTTAtgcatattttttattttttcttgacGTGTTAATTTTTTTGGGTTTACTGATtatcgtctttttttttttttgatcaaataagaacttcattaataatgaactgcttacaacgagttttaggcGACATCTCTGACCCAGAAATAGCCTCTAGACTTCCCATTGGAACTCTATATACTGACTCTAAACTTacactacaactgtatgacaaagacaaaaggcgcaggagcagtgaatccttgacatctcacctctcgtccagccagtaagaactctaaaactagacaactcacttgtggCGACACtaaactcaccaaccagagtcctcctgaccagcttttgatcgaccaagccaacactcattGTGACCTAAACTCAACCAAAAGGATTGCCAGACTTTTAGACCTGGGACTAAAGAAAGcccaacaccatcaccaccctattgtcgacaccatccatcctccactgCTCCAAAACGCCATCGCCTCCGACCCTATCCCAGATAGgaaggacccactagaaggccaaggatatGATGATTGTCTAGCCAAACGGTTTCGCCACCGCTGTTGGCCCAACTTCAGAACAGGAACGATCCCCGAGACCGCGACAGAGAAGATCGTCTCTGCCACACCTTTAGTAGTGTCTTATtaccaacaataaaataaaaccagaCCCGAAAACACTAGTAACAGCCAAGCCCGCCACCATGGCAAACCCGATCCACCATCGCACCACCACCAGCGGCGCCCCATCCACCACGATCTCCACCTATCAACCAACCAAACAAATAGCAGCCCAATACCTGAATCCAGGCCCAAGACCAAGCCCAGACCCCATACGGCCTGCTCCAGCCCATTAGCAAAAACCCGCTCTGCCCTTTCGTCCCTACCATCGTTCCACCGCGACCGCATCACCTCCACCGGCGTACCACCACACCCGACATAAGTGAGGAGGAGGTTCTGTCTGTCTGGACACGTACGACCGCCCTACCAATCCGAGTAACCCTAAGCCGATCTCTCCAGCCCATGATCGGTCTGACCGCCAACACCCTCGCCCCGTCGTTGACTCGACCACTGCTCACCATGCCCGTTAGTGCCAGCGCCGAACCTGCCCGCCTACCCCTTCTCCATAATTGCAAAGCCACCTCCGTGAGAAAGAGATCCGCTGCGTCTGTCGCAATCATCAACGATCCCTCAGATGCATCCATTGAAGCCGACTTCTAGGAAGCCAATCAGCCCAGAAAGAAAATCTACCCGTCTGGCCGCACTCACCGCACACcgacgaggccagaggccagcgTCGGCGTAGgggagccgccggacgagaatagTCGAAGGTTAGGGGAGGCTAGGTTTTGCTCCTCGTTTTTAGGTTCTCTTTTTAGGGACTAAGGGCTGTGAGTTACTGATTATCGTCTTAAATATCCTAATATTCATTTGAGTTCCTTCCTTATTTGTTGGCTTACAAGGTGGAAATAATCGAGGCCTTGTCTTATTTGTTATTCTCAAGTGCCTCATATCCCACTAACTAATTAATGTAAACATTATtggcatggaaaaaaaaaaaaaaatagctacTGATCGATCCATTTATTGTCATCATTTCTTTACATCAAATGACAAGTAACATATATGCACTGAATTGCTGTATTATGACCAGAATGCAAGAGAGACATCAGCTACCTCACAAGCCTACCAGGAGCATCAGAGAAGCTTCACATCTTTAGTGCAGATCTCGACCAACCTGAAAGTTTCAATGCAGCAATTGAAGGATGCATTGGAGTCTTTCATGTTGCTCATCCTAATCCTCTGAAAGAACAAGATGAAGAAATTGTAACCAAAAAATCAGTAGAAGGCACCCTAGGCATATTGAGAGCCTGCCTGAATTCCAAGACTGTGAAGAGGGTTGTATACACTTCTAGTGCATCAACTATTTCTCATAGTGGAACCAACAAAGACATGGTGGATGAGAGTACATGGACTGACGTTGAATTTCATAGGTCTCTGAAAGTATATGGGACTTCATATGTGGCTGCGAAAACCAAGACAGAGCAAGCAGCTCTGGAATTTGGGGTAAATAATGGACTGGAAATAGTCACTTTGATCCCTCCATTAGTGATTGGTGGATTTCTCTGCAAAACACTCCCTAGCTCAATAAGTCTGTTCCTATGCATGATTCTAGGTATGACTTATGACGAATTTTTATTACTAAAGTCGAGCATAGATATTGTTATGGCTTATATAAAACTCTTTGTTTTGTTGGCATGTTGATAGTATGTCATGTACTCATGTTGCAACTTATGACACATATATATTAGCATGACATGTTATACTGTTAAATAAACTGTcggttatgatttttttttttttttaattttttagatcgataatctattttttttttcagttacTAATAGTTCGATAATCCTAGGTTGTAGTTCCTGGGCCTCAGATTGGGGTTTGGGCCTTTCTAGGAGGTGGTTTTGGGCCTTATTGGTTcctaattatttaatttttggtttAGTTTTGGGCCTGCATGTTTTTTTACAAAAGGATGTTAAagtcctttttcttttattgagtGGAAGAGATCGACAAGTGACATGTTGCTTTTTggttatttttatttgttcttggGGCAACTGTGTTCTCTTGATTTTGCGCTTAATCaaaaaaggtgggtgtgctaggggTGTGCTGAGTAGTATGCTTGTGTGAGGGGTGTGCTAGTGTagtgtgctctatgtaatggCTTCTTCTGACGGCCCTATGGGCAAACcgttattgtactgcttgctgaaattTATAAAAGTGTGACCTTTtcaactccaaaaaaaaaaaaaaaaaagatatatatatatatatatatatatatataatatctcCCCTGAAACGTACCTATATTGGACACAAGCTAAAAATCAGAA
Protein-coding regions in this window:
- the LOC133717981 gene encoding vestitone reductase-like; its protein translation is MDEDKGPVCVTGGAGFIGSWLVMKLLQHGYTVRTTVRPDPECKRDISYLTSLPGASEKLHIFSADLDQPESFNAAIEGCIGVFHVAHPNPLKEQDEEIVTKKSVEGTLGILRACLNSKTVKRVVYTSSASTISHSGTNKDMVDESTWTDVEFHRSLKVYGTSYVAAKTKTEQAALEFGVNNGLEIVTLIPPLVIGGFLCKTLPSSISLFLCMILGNEHHYEHLKNKSMVHLDDLVSAHIFLFENPNAKGRYICSLAQVSLEEMSRFLTAKYPEYQIPTADSLKRIEGHKTCGYSSEKLLKSGFKFKHGLEDMFEGAVQSCREKGFL